Genomic segment of Pseudomonas iranensis:
CTGATCATCGGAGTGATTGCAGATGAAATGCGCGTCGAAGTCATCGAGGAAGGCGAACGGGCCGAAGTCGAAGGTGATGCCGAGGATCGACATGTTGTCGGTGTTCATCACGCCGTGGCAGAAGCCATAAGCCTGCCACTTGGCGATCAGCTCGGCGTTGCGCTCGACGATCTCGCGAAACATCGCCAGATACGGTTCCGGTTGTTCGAGGCATTCGGGGAAATGCATCGCCAGCACATGTTCACCAAGCTGTTTCTGCTGCTCGGGGCGCTTGGTGTAGTAGAAATATTCGAAGTGGCCGAAGCGGATGTGGCTCGGCGCCAGACGCAGCACCATCGCCGCGCGTTCCTGCTTTTCCCGCCAGACCGGCGTGTCGGAGCCGATAACGCAGGCGGCCCGCGAAGACGGGATGTTCAGCGCGTACAGCGCTTCGGAAGCGAGGAATTCGCGAATCGACGAGCGCAGCACCGCGCGGCCATCGCCCATGCGCGAAAACGGCGTCTGCCCGGCGCCCTTGAGGTGCAAGTCCCAATGCTCGCCGGCGTTGTTGTACACCTCGCCCAGCAGCAGACCGCGCCCGTCACCCAGTTGCGGGGTATAGCCACCGAACTGATGCCCGGAATACACCATCGCCCGTGGCTCGGCGTCGGCCCACAGCTTGTGGCCGCCGAACAGCTGCGCGAATTCTTCGGTGTCGGCGCTGGCCGCATCGAGATCAAGCAAGGCCAGGGCGGCCGGGCTGGCGACCACCAAGCGCGGATTGTCGATCGGCTCGGGCAGCACGTGCGCGGAGAAAGCGTCGCC
This window contains:
- the selO gene encoding protein adenylyltransferase SelO, translated to MKALDELTFDNRFARLGDAFSAHVLPEPIDNPRLVVASPAALALLDLDAASADTEEFAQLFGGHKLWADAEPRAMVYSGHQFGGYTPQLGDGRGLLLGEVYNNAGEHWDLHLKGAGQTPFSRMGDGRAVLRSSIREFLASEALYALNIPSSRAACVIGSDTPVWREKQERAAMVLRLAPSHIRFGHFEYFYYTKRPEQQKQLGEHVLAMHFPECLEQPEPYLAMFREIVERNAELIAKWQAYGFCHGVMNTDNMSILGITFDFGPFAFLDDFDAHFICNHSDDQGRYSFSNQVPVGQWNLSALAQALTPFISVEALRETLGLYLPLFQAHYLDLMRRRFGFTTAEDDDQQLLENLLQLMQNSGVDYTLFFRRLGEESAEQAIARLRDDFVDIKGFDAWGERYVARVGRDGNADQAQRRARMHAVNPLYILRNYLAQKAIDAAEQGDYAEVRRLHAVLSKPFEEQPGMEGYAERPPEWGKHLEISCSS